A genomic window from Pyricularia oryzae 70-15 chromosome 7, whole genome shotgun sequence includes:
- a CDS encoding dienelactone hydrolase, whose amino-acid sequence MTPPQTGAWAAAGTAAAGASAASIRSARRPLSSSLRALAAVQQQNDITTGARSSVFTKTKTKTKTSVKPIGSKNIVQIAKMSTMEATAGHSKACCNVPPVVESGYEKKGTYEEVGGYKTYVTGPQDATKGIIAIYDIFGYFDQTLQGMDILATSDASQKYRVFMPDWFKGNPCPIEWYPPNTEEKQQKVGNWFKDWNPAETAAKVPDYVKAVREKNPGIKSWGIIGFCWGGKIVCLTTSSDNNPFAAGASIHPAMVDAADAKNIKVPLIVLASKDEAAKDVSAFEESLPSSVPKHIETFGDQVHGWMAARADLKDARVKEEYTRGYKTVIEFFGKNWN is encoded by the exons ATGACCCCTCCACAAACTGGAGCTTGGGCGGCAGCaggaacagcagcagcaggagcatCGGCCGCATCGATAAGAAGCGCGCGCCGCCCACTTTCGTCATCGCTTCGTGCTCTGGCCGCCGTTCAACAGCAAAACGATATAACCACCGGCGCTCGTTCGTCAGTAttcacaaaaacaaaaacaaaaacaaaaacaagcgTTAAACCAATTGGATCCAAAAACATTGTCCAGATTGCCAAAATGTCCACCATGGAAGCCACCGCTGGCCACAGCAAGGCATGCTGCAACGTGCCTCCCGTTGTCGAGTCGGGGTATGAGAAGAAGGGCACTTATGAGGAGGTTGGTGGCTACAAGACAT ATGTGACTGGCCCCCAGGACGCCACCAAGGGCATCATCGCCATCTATGATATCTTTGGCTACTTTGACCAGACGCTCCAGGGCATGGACATCCTGGCGACGAGCGACGCGTCGCAAAAGTACCGTGTCTTCATGCCCGACTGGTTCAAGGGCAACCCGTGCCCCATCGAGTGGTACCCGCCCAACACGGAGGAGAAGCAGCAAAAAGTTGGCAACTGGTTCAAGGACTGGAACCCGGCCGAGACGGCGGCCAAGGTACCAGACTACGTCAAGGCTGTTCGGGAGAAGAACCCTGGTATCAAGAGCTGGGGTATTATTGGC TTCTGCTGGGGCGGCAAGATCGTCTGCCTGACCACCTCGTCCGACAACAACCCGTTCGCAGCCGGAGCCTCGATCCACCCGGCCATGGTggacgccgccgacgccaagAACATCAAGGTGCCCCTAATCGTGCTTGCGTCAAAAGATGAAGCTGCGAAGGACGTCTCGGCGTTCGAGGAGTCGCTGCCATCCTCGGTGCCCAAGCACATCGAGACCTTTGGCGACCAGGTCCACGGCTGGATGGCGGCCAGGGCGGACCTCAAGGATGCCAGGGTCAAGGAGGAGTACACTCGCGGCTACAAGACCGTGATCGAGTTCTTTGGCAAGAACTGGAACTGA
- a CDS encoding initiation-specific alpha-1,6-mannosyltransferase has translation MILAFHNRLTAKVPAALSFLTICFLILNFHRPSEWKAGPTFATPRMKPAPLLAQETTTSAASSSGPTAVAALPQRLWYKLGPAGLKDDLKPHVDSCVSKNPGFKVEFLTDESGDAFVKRHFAALRPDVVANFLAIRIPIIKADLLRYLILYEFGGVWNDLDVSCEAPISEWVPKQYKDQAKIVVGLEFDVDQWVRQFASWTIMAKPKSPHMMMAVQDGLEGLVAKAKERKVGGIQDLRLDMVDDIVDVSGPRRLTRGILKSLSNTLNETVGDGEIANVKEPRLLGDVLVLPDYAFADTMNQQHGDKKTGRKLVVHHYAGSWKNGDGGERASKG, from the coding sequence ATGATTTTGGCATTTCACAATCGTTTGACAGCCAAAGTGCCGGCTGCCTTGAGCTTTCTCACAATATGCTTCCTCATTCTCAATTTCCACAGGCCTTCGGAATGGAAGGCCGGCCCCACCTTTGCGACACCCCGGATGAAGCCCGCGCCGCTGCTGGCACAAGAAACCACCACGTCTGCCGCGTCGAGCTCGGGGCCGACTGCCGTCGCAGCACTACCACAAAGGCTGTGGTACAAACTCGGGCCTGCAGGCTTGAAGGACGACCTCAAGCCCCACGTCGACTCCTGTGTGTCCAAGAACCCCGGCTTCAAGGTCGAGTTCCTGACGGACGAATCAGGCGACGCCTTTGTCAAGAGACACTTTGCCGCCTTGCGCCCTGACGTGGTCGCCAATTTCCTCGCCATTAGGATTCCAATCATCAAGGCCGATCTTCTCCGCTACCTGATCCTGTACGAGTTCGGCGGGGTGTGGAACGACCTGGACGTCTCGTGCGAGGCACCGATCAGCGAATGGGTTCCCAAGCAGTACAAAGACCAAGCCAAAATTGTTGTTGGACTGGAGTTCGATGTGGACCAGTGGGTTCGGCAGTTCGCCAGTTGGACTATCATGGCGAAACCAAAATCGCCGCACATGATGATGGCCGTCCAAGATGGTCTCGAGGGACTGgtcgccaaggccaaggagcGCAAGGTCGGCGGGATCCAGGACCTCAGGCTCGACATGGTTGACGACATTGTCGATGTTTCGGGCCCGCGCAGGTTGACGAGGGGCATCTTGAAGAGTCTGAGCAACACGCTGAATGAGACCGTGGGCGACGGCGAGATAGCCAACGTCAAAGAGCCCAGGCTGTTGGGCGACGTGCTGGTGTTGCCCGACTACGCCTTTGCGGACACGATGAATCAACAGCATGGAGACAAGAAGACTGGGCGAAAACTGGTGGTGCACCATTACGCCGGATCCTGGAAGAATGGAGACGGCGGTGAAAGGGCATCAAAGGGCTGA
- a CDS encoding beta-1,3-glucan-binding protein has product MDQERPYNGNYSSRTGSRANHRTSETPTSPNDIMTPHRASTPESPYLTATPGAASSSNPFGDGIESRASHRSSAGGHNPFGTPAMSRPASSYESGSGIGNRFEERAQRYFHSRRVRKGEVEKPWLEKRHPKEKWVTILPIIGILVGLGISGVLVWDGIRSVVKHNYCMVLDENFSGGLRDDVWTKEVTVGGFGNGEFQETTGTDENVFVEDGVLKIKATLQDETKIQQDTVIDLIKDGTCTSTLVQDCIAATNTTVGNATIVPPTRSARIHTKKGATIKYGRVEVSARMPEGDWLWPAIWMMPVDDVYGPWPRSGEIDIAESRGNDWRYAQGGNNIASSALHWGPNAANNAWWRTNNKRQALKSTYSSDFNTFGLEWSQNYLFTYINSRLLQVMYVNFDQPLYKRGNFPEAGANGTRLQDPWTQTGRSQTPFDQRFFLILNLAVGGTNGWFEDGKSGKPWLNGSPNAKKDFWEARDKWFPTWKRPQMEIRSVKMWQQCNGNEEL; this is encoded by the exons ATGGACCAAGAACGCCCCTATAATGGCAACTACAGCAGCCGAACAGGCTCTCGTGCAAACCACCGCACCTCGGAGACCCCCACGTCACCAAATGATATAATGACTCCTCACCGCGCGAGCACGCCAGAGAGCCCATATCTCACTGCCACACCCGGagccgccagcagcagcaatccATTTGGCGACGGTATCGAGTCTCGGGCTTCGCATAGATCTTCGGCAGGAGGCCACAACCCCTTTGGCACGCCCGCCATGTCGCGGCCGGCGTCAAGCTACGAATCCGGAAGTGGGATCGGCAACAGGTTCGAGGAGCGCGCTCAGCGGTACTTTCACAGCAGGAGGGTCCGCAAGGGCGAGGTGGAGAAGCCCTGGCTCGAGAAGCGTCACCCCAAGGAGAAATGGGTTACCATCCTGCCTATCATTGGCATCCTCGTCGGATTGGGTATCTCGGGCGTGCTGGTCTGGGACGGCATCAGGAGCGTCGTAAAGCACAATTACTGCATGGTCCTCGATGAGAACTTTTCGGGCGGTCTGCGGGACGATGTGTGGACGAAGGAAGTTACAGTGGGCGGCTTTGG CAATGGCGAGTTCCAAGAAACAACTGGGACCGACGAAAATGTTTTTGTCGAAGACGGAGTCCTTAAGATCAAGGCCACTCTACAAGATGAGACCAAGATCCAACAGGATACTGTTATCGACCTGATCAAGGATGGCACCTGCACATCTACGCTTGTGCAAGACTGCATTGCCGCCACAAACACAACTGTCGGAAACGCAACCATCGTCCCGCCCACTCGCTCGGCCCGTATCCACACCAAAAAGGGCGCTACCATCAAGTACGGCCGTGTTGAGGTCTCGGCTCGGATGCCAGAGGGTGACTGGCTCTGGCCGGCAATCTGGATGATGCCGGTCGATGATGTTTACGGTCCCTGGCCACGATCCGGCGAGATTGACATTGCCGAGAGCCGTGGCAATGACTGGAGATACGCCCAGGGCGGCAACAACATTGCGTCGTCAGCGCTGCACTGGGGCCCTAACGCGGCCAACAATGCTTGGTGGCGCACCAACAACAAGCGGCAAGCTCTCAAGTCAACCTACTCTTCCGACTTCAACACGTTCGGCCTTGAGTGGTCGCAAAACTACCTCTTCACCTACATCAACAGCCGCCTACTGCAAGTCATGTACGTCAACTTTGACCAGCCGCTGTACAAGCGCGGCAACTTCCCAGAAGCGGGAGCCAACGGCACGCGTCTCCAGGACCCCTGGACCCAGACAGGTCGCAGCCAGACGCCCTTTGACCAGCGCTTCTTCCTCATCCTGAACCTGGCCGTCGGTGGCACCAATGGCTGGTTCGAGGACGGCAAGTCGGGCAAGCCGTGGCTGAACGGGAGCCCCAACGCCAAGAAGGACTTTTGGGAGGCGCGAGACAAGTGGTTCCCCACCTGGAAGCGCCCCCAGATGGAGATTCGCAGCGTCAAGATGTGGCAGCAGTGTAACGGAAACGAGGAGCTGTAG
- a CDS encoding prion formation protein 1, producing the protein MSVPTIVVKGDGPAPSQADVSAILDTVFNAQSSNASIDAAYALCELFLNSPSVGFRGLNAYGVLAEVKKAAADKKSGLRRESAQNLLGALFEKFPPRDAPSEYVFLLQDGGILGCALDALADKGAVVRDAAQYGLDALFGHLSPEALVVGLLPALVNYLSKKTGKWQGTVGALKMMQKMADKAKLSIGGTKEEALEKDLLREAMGNKLAGLIPLVEAGMHDLKSEVEKQSLLTMKSLTDLLTNDDVAPRIPLLIETMQKPSAQSLQKAIHALSMTTFVAIVTSPVLALLTPFLERSLNTPTTPQEVLRQTVVITENLTKLVHDPIEARTFLPKLTPGVKNVADRAALPEVREIATRALNVMNKAMAVDKDNVVERTKGEDVGKILDAEIKRANGLAGDQDFYKSLRSYISDQVAEDVNHRHVTRIAGRISPYLKSLMKSHEAVAAAVQKYYVEEDQRKYGVPEKEDDGETEIVNADFSLAYGGMLLLSHTNLRLLKGHRYGLCGRNGAGKSTLMRSIANEKLEGFPPQSVLRTCYVEHNQGEDADISILDFMVKDPTVAKENYTRQEISDVLAEFGFTAGPEGRQSQKVGSLSGGWKMKLALARAMLQKADVLLLDEPTNHLDVANIAWLENYLKTHPDITSLIVSHDSKFLDEVTTDIYHYEPGKKLGHYKGNLSDFVKIRPEAKSYYTLSASNVQFKFPPPGILSGIKSMTRAVIRMTNVSYTYPGAPKPSLSDVSCQLTLSSRVAIIGANGAGKSTLIKLLTGEVIPNSGKVEKHPNLRIGYIKQHALEHVEMHLEKTPNQYLQWRYQHGDDREVHMKQTRVLSEEDRQQMEKPVDLGDGRGPRQLESLVGRQKYKKTFQYEVKWKAMLPKYNSQISRETLIELGFNKLVQEFDDHEASREGLGYRELQPAVISKHFEDLGLDPEIANHNEIGSLSGGQKVKVVIAGAMWNNPHLLVLDEPTNFLDRDSLGGLAVAIREFKGGVVMISHNDEFVGALSSEQWHVADGRVAHRGHNAIALDRFEDSRPGSGVTSGAATPNGFASSAVSSAMNSAMNSAVNSGAEDNGELKFKAKKKKKKTKKELKEQEVRRRLRHIEWLNSPKGTPHPPDTDDEAE; encoded by the exons ATGTCGGTTCCTACCATCGTCGTCAAGGGCGACGGCCCCGCGCCGTCGCAGGCTGATGTCTCGGCCATTCTCGACACGGTTTTCAATGCGCAGTCCTCAAATGCCTCCATCGACGCGGCCTATGCCCTCTGCGAACTGTTTCTCAACTCCCCCAGCGTCGGCTTCCGTGGTCTGAACGCATATGGCGTCCTCGCCGAGGTCAAGAAGGCTGCGGCCGACAAGAAGAGCGGCCTTCGTCGCGAAAGCGCTCAGAACCTTCTGGGCGCACTATTTGAGAAATTTCCTCCCCGGGATGCTCCTAGCGAATACGTTTTCCTGTTGCAAGACGGTGGCATCCTCGGCTGCGCCCTCGACGCTCTTGCTGACAAGGGTGCCGTCGTCCGTGATGCCGCACAATATGGTCTCGATGCGCTGTTCGGGCACCTGAGCcccgaggccctggtggtcgGTCTCCTGCCCGCGTTGGTGAACTACTTGTCCAAGAAAACGGGCAAGTGGCAGGGAACTGTCGGCGCTCTCAAGATGATGCAGAAGATGGCAGACAAGGCCAAGTTGTCGATTGGTGGAACTAAGGAGGAGGCACTGGAGAAGGACCTGCTCCGCGAGGCCATGGGCAACAAGCTCGCCGGCTTGATTCCCCTCGTCGAGGCTGGCATGCACGACCTCAAGTCAGAGGTTGAGAAGCAGTCCCTGCTGACCATGAAGTCGCTTACGGATCTGCTTACCAACGATGACGTTGCGCCGAGGATACCTCTTCTCATTGAGACCATGCAGAAGCCATCTGCGCAGTCGCTGCAGAAGGCTATCCACGCCCTTTCCATGACCACGTTTGTGGCCATTGTCACATCCCCTGTTCTCGCGCTTCTCACGCCTTTCCTTGAGAGGTCCTTGAACACCCCGACCACACCGCAAGAAGTGCTCAGACAAACGGTTGTCATTACTGAGAACCTGACAAAGCTTGTGCACGATCCGATTGAGGCTCGGACTTTCCTGCCCAAGCTCACACCCGGTGTCAAGAACGTGGCTGATAGGGCGGCACTTCCTGAGGTTCGTGAGATTGCAACCAGGGCACTCAACGTCATGAACAAGGCCATGGCCGTGGACAAGGACAACGTCGTCGAGCGCACCAAGGGCGAAGATGTTGGCAAGATTTTGGATGCCGAGATCAAGCGGGCCAACGGTCTGGCCGGTGACCAGGACTTCTACAAGTCACTCAGGTCATACATCAGTGACCAAGTCGCCGAGGATGTAAACCACAGACATGTCACGCGTATTGCTGGAAGGATATCACCCTACTTGAAGTCGCTGATGAAGTCGCACgaagctgttgctgctgctgtgcagAAGTACTACGTCGAGGAGGATCAGAGGAAATACGGCGTGCCGGAGAAGGAGGACGATGGCGAGACTGAGATTGTTAATGCAGACTTCTCCTTGGCCTATGGTGGCATGCTTCTGCTCTCTCACACCAACTTGCGTTTACTCAAGGGCCACCGCTATGGTCTTTGTGGCCGCAACGGTGCAGGAAAGTCGACTCTGATGCGATCAATCGCCAATGAGAAGCTCGAGGGCTTCCCTCCGCAGTCAGTCCTGCGTACCTGCTACGTCGAGCACAACCAAGGTGAAGACGCTGATATCAGCATCCTTGATTTCATGGTCAAGGATCCTACCGTTGCCAAGGAGAACTACACCAGACAAGAGATCTCGGACGTCCTTGCTGAGTTCGGCTTTACTGCTGGACCAGAGGGCCGTCAATCCCAAAAGGTCGGGTCCCTTTCTGGTGGTTGGAAGATGAAGCTGGCTTTGGCACGTGCCATGCTGCAAAAGGCAGACGTCCTGCTTCTTGACGAACCTACCAATCACTTGGATGTTGCCAACATTGCCTGGCTGGAGAACTACTTGAAGACACACCCCGACATTACAAGTCTGATCGTTTCTCACGACTCCAAGTTCCTTGACGAGGTCACCACAGACATCTACCACTACGAGCCCGGCAAGAAGCTTGGTCACTACAAGGGCAACCTTTCCGACTTTGTCAAGATCCGTCCTGAGGCCAAGAGCTACTACACCTTGTCTGCGAGCAACGTGCAGTTTAAGTTCCCTCCGCCGGGAATTCTCTCTGGTATCAAGTCGATGACGCGCGCAGTCATTCGCATGACCAATGTCTCGTACACCTACCCTGGAGCGCCGAAGCCCTCTCTGAGCGATGTGTCTTGCCAGCTTACGCTATCCTCACGTGTTGCCATCATTGGCGCCAACGGTGCAGGCAAATCTACGCTTATCAAGCTGCTGACGGGTGAAGTCATCCCCAACTCCGGCAAGGTCGAGAAGCACCCCAATCTGCGAATCGGCTACATCAAGCAGCACGCTCTGGAGCACGTGGAGATGCATCTCGAGAAGACCCCCAATCAGTACCTTCAATGGCGCTACCAGCACGGCGATGACCGTGAAGTGCACATGAAGCAGACGCGTGTCCTGTCCGAAGAGGACCGCCAGCAGATGGAGAAGCCTGTTGATCTGGGTGACGGCAGAGGCCCAAGGCAGCTCGAATCTCTGGTTGGACGACAGAAGTACAAGAAGACTTTCCAATACGAAGT TAAATGGAAGGCCATGCTTCCCAAGTACAACTCGCAGATCTCCCGTGAGACCCTGATCGAGCTTGGGTTCAACAAGCTGGTTCAAGAGTTCGACGATCACGAGGCGTCGCGTGAAGGTTTGGGATACCGTGAGCTCCAGCCGGCCGTCATCTCGAAGCACTTTGAGGACCTTGGCCTGGACCCTGAAATTGCCAACCACAACGAGATTGGCTCGCTCTCTGGTGGACAAAAGGTCAAGGTGGTGATTGCGGGTGCCATGTGGAACAACCCTCACCTGCTGGTTCTTGACGAACCGACTAACTTCTTGGACCGCGACTCACTTGGTGGTCTTGCTGTTGCAATCCGTGAGTTCAAGGGTGGTGTCGTCATGATTTCCCACAACGACGAGTTCGTTGGTGCGCTCTCGTCGGAGCAGTGGCACGTTGCCGACGGCAGGGTTGCCCACCGGGGTCACAACGCCATTGCCCTCGATCGTTTCGAGGACTCCCGCCCGGGCTCTGGTGTGACCAGCGGTGCAGCAACGCCTAACGGCTTCGCCAGCAGCGCCGTGTCAAGCGCCATGAACAGCGCCATGAACAGTGCCGTCAACAGTGGTGCCGAGGACAACGGCGAACTCAAgttcaaggccaagaagaagaagaagaagacaaAGAAGGAGCTCAAGGAGCAGGAGGTGCGCAGACGCCTGAGGCATATCGAGTGGCTCAACAGCCCCAAGGGCACGCCGCATCCCCCGGACACGGATGATGAGGCCGAATAA
- a CDS encoding ADP-ribose pyrophosphatase yields MIRKVRLHPSTTFISRVLGSQHPISYFTRVQMSNPAKVVSTAPLPDNEAKWTKLVKIAYKDPNGTERTWESAERRTRPKNSEIDGVGIVAILEKSTGPEIILQKQFRPPLDKVTIEVPAGLVDAGETAEQSAVRELKEETGYVGKASETSTIMFNDPGFTNTNLRMVHVTIDMSLPGNQNPKPELEESEFIEVFTVPLSKLWEECKKLEAEGCAIDARVGTMAEGIELAKRFKLS; encoded by the exons ATGATTCGTAAAGTCAGACTTCACCCTTCAACCACTTTTATTAGCCGAGTTTTAGGTAGCCAACACCCCATCAGTTACTTTACCAGAGTTCAAATGTCCAACCCTGCCAAAGTTGTTTCCACGGCACCTCTG CCCGATAATGAGGCCAAGTGGACAAAATTAGTCAA GATCGCCTACAAGGACCCCAATGGCACCGAGCGGACATGGGAGTCTGCCGAGCGCCGGACTCGCCCAAAGAACAGCGAGATTGATGGTGTAGGCATTGTGGCCATATTGGAGAAGTCTACCG GCCCCGAGATTATCCTGCAGAAGCAATTCCGTCCACCACTCGACAAGGTCACCATTGAGGTTCCTGCAGGCCTTGTCGATGCTGGCGAGACTGCTGAGCAGTCTGCCGTCCGCGAGCTTAAGGAGGAAACTGGCTACGTCGGCAAGGCTTCGGAGACGTCAACTATCATGTTCAATG ATCCGGGCTTCACAAACACGAACCTGCGCATGGTTCATGTCACCATCGACATGAGCCTGCCTGGGAACCAGAACCCCAAGCCAGAGCTGGAAGAAAGCGAGTTCATCGAGGTCTTCACTGTTCCTCTCTCGAAGCTGTGGGAGGAGTGCAAGAAGCTTGAAGCAGAGGGCTGTGCGATTGATGCCCGTGTCGGTACGATGGCTGAGGGTATCGAGCTTGCCAAGCGCTTCAAGCTTTCTTGA
- a CDS encoding trans-2-enoyl-CoA reductase: protein MSAPRLASRLPTAGSFLQPSRTTLRLPSRTSAATASQVRFKSGPYGYTQTKALVFSKFGEPSDVLRLHTHSISPSLPSHAVVLRTLAAPINPADVNTIQGTYGAKPDFNSPANMQLGTAEPSAVPGNEGCFEVVSVGSGVKNLKKGDWAIPASTGMGTWRTHALVEQADRALLRVPDGDSPLTPIQAAMVSVNPSSAYRMLRDYVDLVELSVQAFRSGTGADGGAWFIQNGANSGVGRAAIQLGRLWGLRSVNVVRERDTPEATEQLRRELRDLGATVVVTEAELLDRGFPARLKEEHTRGQPLMLGLNCVGGKSATQLARVLSEQGTLVTYGAMSKQPVALPTGLLIFKDLRFRGFWLSRWADGDRDGKRRTIEELLGMMRKGQFSDAPVDEVRWDWDTEEETLKKAVQGTLGGFRKGKGVFMFGET from the exons ATGTCTGCCCCGAGGCTAGCCAGCCGGCTGCCGACCGCCGGCAGCTTCCTTCAGCCATCCAGGACGACCCTGAGGTTACCGAGCAGGACAAGCGCCGCGACGGCATCCCAAGTCCGATTCAAGTCAGGGCCTTATGGCTATACACAGACCAAGGCATTGGTGTTTTCCAAATTCGGTGAGCCCAGCGATGTCTTGCG GCTACACACCCACTCCATCTCGCCCTCCCTCCCGTCCCACGCCGTGGTGCTCCGCACGCTCGCGGCCCCGATCAACCCGGCCGATGTGAACACGATCCAGGGCACCTACGGGGCCAAGCCCGACTTCAACTCGCCCGCCAACATGCAGCTCGGCACGGCGGAGCCCTCGGCGGTCCCCGGAAACGAGGGCTGCTTCGAGGTGGTGTCTGTGGGGTCCGGGGTCAAGAATCTCAAAAAGGGCGACTGGGCCATTCCCGCCAGCACGGGCATGGGCACGTGGCGAACGCACGCGCTGGTGGAGCAGGCGGACCGGGCGCTCCTCCGCGTGCCGGACGGCGACTCGCCGCTGACGCCGATCCAGGCCGCCATGGTCAGCGTGAACCCGTCGTCGGCGTACCGCATGCTGCGCGACTACGTGGACCTGGTGGAGCTGAGCGTACAGGCGTTCCGCAGCGGGACGGGGGCGGACGGCGGCGCCTGGTTCATCCAGAACGGCGCCAACAGCGGCGTGGGGCGCGCGGCGATCCAGCTGGGCCGGCTGTGGGGCCTGCGGTCCGTCAACGTGGTGCGCGAGCGCGACACGCCCGAGGCCACGGAGCAGCTCAGGCGCGAGCTGCGCGACCTGGGCGCCACCGTGGTGGTGACCGAGGCGGAGCTGCTGGACCGCGGCTTCCCGGCCCGGCTCAAGGAGGAGCACACGAGGGGCCAGCCGCTGATGCTGGGCCTCAACTGCGTGGGCGGCAAGTCGGCCACGCAGCTGGCCAGGGTGCTGAGCGAGCAGGGGACGCTGGTGACGTACGGCGCCATGTCCAAGCAGCCGGTGGCGCTGCCGACGGGCCTGCTCATCTTCAAGGACCTCCGGTTCCGCGGCTTCTGGCTCAGCCGCTGGGCCGACGGCGACCGCGACGGCAAGAGGCGGACCATCGAGGAGCTGCTGGGCATGATGCGCAAGGGCCAGTTCAGCGACGCGCCCGTGGACGAGGTCAGGTGGGACTGGGACACGGAGGAGGAGACGCTCAAGAAGGCGGTGCAGGGCACGCTCGGGGGCTTCAGGAAGGGCAAGGGAGTGTTTATGTTTGGTGAGACGTGA
- a CDS encoding ubiquitin-conjugating enzyme E2 35, which produces MALPKRIVKETERLMAEPVPGISAVPHEDNLRYFDVEIHGPSQSPYEGGVFKLDLFLPDDYPMTPPKIRFVTKIYHPNVDKLGRICLDVLKNNWSPALQIRTILLSIQALLGAPNPDDPLAPDVAKAWKEDEPAAIKTARDWTLQYATPK; this is translated from the exons ATGGCTTTGCCGAAGAGGATAGTTAAGGAAACGGAGAGGTTGATGGCAGAACC TGTGCCCGGAATCAGCGCTGTGCCCCACGAGGACAACCTGCGGTATTTCGATGTCGAGATACACGGCCCAAGTCAATCACCATACGAAG GCGGCGTCTTCAAACTCGACCTCTTCCTCCCTGACGACTACCCGATGACCCCGCCCAAGATCCGCTTCGTGACCAAGATCTACCACCCCAACGTAGACAAGCTTGGACGTATATGTCTGGATGTGCTTAAGA ATAACTGGTCTCCAGCCCTCCAGATCCGAACGATCCTTCTTTCCATTCAAGCCCTGCTCGGAGCGCCCAACCCAGACGACCCGCTCGCGCCAGATGTCGCAAAGGCATGGAAGGAGGACGAGCCGGCCGCTATAAAGACGGCCCGAGACTGGACGCTACAGTATGCCACCCCGAAATGA